In the Setaria italica strain Yugu1 chromosome VI, Setaria_italica_v2.0, whole genome shotgun sequence genome, one interval contains:
- the LOC101758833 gene encoding transmembrane 9 superfamily member 11, producing MASLFTSTISAFLLILLTHSGHCPAAAFYLPGSYPQRYRPGDTLAAKVNSLTSPSSKLPYPYYSLPFCAPQDGVHHAAESLGELLLGDRIETSPYRFSMLNNTAPLFLCRTDPLTPGATELIKSRIDDTYQVNLLLDTLPVMRYVKSPIAPDTLLRSTGFPVGVRADDGEYYVYNHLKLTVLVNKQNGTTRVETLMATADGAELLSLNGGKDGGGGGYTVVGFEVVPCSVDHDAAAVRDKSMYDEIASKAAAGCDPSVVGMRVQGNRPLVFSYEVAFVESGIEWPSRWDAYLEMGGAKVHWFSILNSIVVVAFLAAIVLVILLRTVRRDLAQYEDLGGESGAQADELVAGWKLVAGDVFREPSHPVLLCVLVGDGVRILGMGVVTIVFAALGFMSPACRGALVTGMLCFYLVLGVAAGYTAVAVWKTVRRGDAAGWKSVAWRASFAFPGVGFAVFTVLNCVLWYNGSTGAVPFLLFLVILLLWFFVSVPLTLAGGLVASRARHVEFPVKTNKIARQVPAAQCSPWVFVAVAGTLPFGTLFIELFFIMSSLWLGRVYYVFGFLLVVLALLVTVCAEVSVVLTYMGLCVEDWRWWWRAFFASGSVALYILGYAVYYLVFDLHSLAGPVSAALYVGYSLLMVLAVMLATGAVGLGASFCFVHYLFSTVKLD from the coding sequence ATGGCTTCTCTCTTCACGTCCACCATCTCTGCCTTCCTGCTCATCCTTCTCACCCATTCCGGGCACTGCCCGGCCGCTGCATTCTACCTCCCCGGAAGCTACCCCCAGCGGTACCGCCCTGGCGACACCCTGGCCGCCAAGGTGAACTCCCTGACCTCGCCGTCGTCGAAGCTCCCCTACCCCTACTACTCCCTCCCCTTCTGCGCTCCACAAGACGGCGTCCACCACGCCGCCGAGAGCCTcggcgagctcctcctcggCGACCGCATCGAGACGTCGCCGTACCGCTTCTCCATGCTCAACAACACCGCCCCGCTGTTCCTCTGCCGCACCGACCCCCTGACCCCCGGCGCCACCGAGCTCATCAAGTCCCGCATCGACGACACCTACCAGGTCAACCTCCTCCTCGACACGCTCCCCGTCATGCGCTACGTGAAGAGCCCGATTGCGCCCGACACGCTCCTCCGCTCCACCGGCTTCCCCGTCGGCGTgcgcgccgacgacggcgagtaCTACGTGTACAACCACCTCAAGCTCACCGTGCTGGTGAACAAGCAGAACGGCACCACCAGGGTGGAGACCTTGATGGCGACAGCCGACGGGGCGGAGCTGCTCAGCCTCAACGGcggcaaggacggcggcggcggtggctacaCGGTCGTCGGGTTCGAGGTCGTCCCGTGCAGCGTGGACCACGACGCCGCGGCTGTCAGGGACAAGAGCATGTACGACGAGATCGCGTCGAAGGCCGCCGCCGGGTGCGACCCGTCGGTGGTCGGCATGCGCGTGCAGGGCAACCGGCCGCTGGTCTTCTCCTACGAGGTGGCCTTCGTGGAGAGCGGCATCGAGTGGCCGTCGCGCTGGGACGCGTACCTCGAGATGGGCGGAGCCAAGGTGCACTGGTTCTCCATCCTCAACTCCATCGTTGTGGTCGCGTTCCTGGCCGCCATCGTGCTCGTCATCCTGCTGCGAACCGTGCGGCGCGACCTCGCGCAGTACGAGGACCTGGGCGGCGAGTCGGGGGCGCAGGCGGACGAGCTGGTGGCCGGGTGGAAGCTCGTGGCCGGCGACGTGTTCCGGGAGCCCAGCCACCCGGTCCTCCTCTGCgtgctcgtcggcgacggcgtgcgCATCCTGGGCATGGGCGTGGTCACCATCGTCTTCGCCGCGCTCGGGTTCATGTCCCCCGCGTGCCGCGGCGCGCTGGTCACCGGCATGCTCTGCTTCTACCTCGTCCTGGGCGTGGCCGCCGGGTACACCGCCGTGGCCGTGTGGAAGACGGTGCGGCGGGGCGACGCCGCCGGGTGGAAGTCCGTGGCGTGGCGCGCCTCCTTCGCCTTCCCCGGCGTCGGGTTCGCCGTGTTCACTGTGCTCAACTGCGTGCTCTGGTACAACGGCAGCACCGGCGCCGTGCCGTTCCTGCTGTttctcgtcatcctcctcctgtGGTTCTTCGTGTCCGTGCCGCTCACCCTTGCCGGTGGCCTCGTCGCGTCCCGCGCCCGCCACgtcgagttccccgtcaagacCAACAAGATCGCCCGGCAGGTGCCGGCGGCGCAGTGCTCGCCGTGGGTGTTCGTAGCGGTGGCCGGGACGCTGCCGTTCGGGACGCTGTTCATCGaactcttcttcatcatgtCGAGCCTGTGGCTGGGCCGTGTCTACTACGTGTTCGGGTtcctgctggtggtgctggcgcTGCTGGTGACGGTGTGCGCCGAGGTGTCGGTGGTGCTCACGTACATGGGGCTGTGCGTGGAGGattggcggtggtggtggcgcgccTTCTTCGCCTCCGGCTCCGTCGCGCTCTACATCCTGGGCTACGCCGTCTACTACCTGGTGTTCGACCTGCACAGCCTCGCCGGGCCGGTGTCCGCCGCCCTCTACGTCGGCTACTCACTGCTGATGGTGCTCGCCGTCATGCTCGCCACCGGCGCCGTCGGGCTCGGCGCGTCCTTCTGCTTCGTCCACTACCTCTTCTCCACCGTCAAGCTGGACTGA
- the LOC101758421 gene encoding uncharacterized protein LOC101758421, with protein MAGGKRRHARNPTAGGPRHGAGAGRRRPVPELPSFVSPASIAAAFSSSPASCSRGRGRGQGGGGRRGGSTADGDSSHAVPFSYPSLRPGSAHSEREAQALEVTIDTAPCADPAASVPVYSYRPEFVGGLGLGFHEDEDADEEGAGEAVHLGLGFRDGGNAAMDLELEELEEEDASFKTPKRKPQQKANRNPGFLSIGGVRIYTEDISSPESEGMSGSDEDSESESGDGERFENDDGESDEEGSEDEEGGSEIDGESLGSDSDEDLSIGDSSSVDDEVVADYMEGIGGSEELLSSKWIAGMNLGDTDPAEQMDTDDDDDDEDGFLKKGKEKLEGYALMTASEQYGMKRPNSAERRKGKGMVCDRDVPSMRVMGLEDMFMVKDVRMANRSRKGSKTGSSSSQLSRSWPNEGRKSKKYHSVPGEKKKHRKELIAKKRQQRMLSRGVDLGQINTKLRKMVVDQVDMLCFQPMHTRDCSQVQRLASIYQLKSGCQGSGKKRFVTVTLTGQSSLPSADGQVRLEKLLGTEPGDFSVNWESSKGPGRKGLSAPEKLAKHWESIGKKSSSKKQVSFAERPVSFVSCGTMAESVTETIAVDSSGGHTSPGKAAESNTTELGSFEVHTKGFGSKMMAKMGFIEGTGLGKDGQGIVQPIQAIHRPKSLGLGVEFNSEAEAIKARTEPMKARSEPSKVRPELRRNVRALETSGVGSFERHTKGFGSKMMAKMGFVPGSGLGRDGQGIPTPLTAVRRPKSQGLGAKDKY; from the exons ATGGCCGGCGGCAAGCGCCGCCACGCGCGCAACCCCACCGCCGGCGGGCcccgccacggcgccggcgccgggaggcGCCGCCCCGTCCCCGAGCTCCCGTCCTTCGTCTCCCcggcctccatcgccgccgccttctcctcctcaccCGCCTCGTGCAGTCGCGGCCGCGGGCGAGGGCagggcggaggtggccggcgcggcggctccACCGCGGATGGCGACTCCTCCCACGCCGTCCCGTTCAGCTACCCATCTCTCCGCCCGGGCTCCGCCCACTCCGAGCGGGAAGCGCAGGCGCTGGAGGTCACCATCGACACCGCCCCCTGCGCCGATCCGGCCGCCTCCGTCCCGGTGTACTCGTACCGCCCCGAGTTCGTCGGCGGCCTCGGGCTCGGGTTTCACGAGGACGAGGATGCGGACGAGGAGGGGGCCGGTGAGGCTGTACATCTCGGGCTAGGATTCCGGGATGGCGGCAACGCGGCGATGGACCTCGAAttggaggagctggaggaggaagatgctTCCTTCAAGACGCCCAAGCGGAAGCCGCAGCAGAAGGCGAATCGCAATCCGGGATTTTTGTCGATTGGGGGAGTCAGGATCTACACGGAGGACATCTCATCGCCGGAATCGGAGGGGATGAGCGGCTCCGATGAGGATTCAGAGTCCGAATCAGGTGACGGGGAGAGATTTGAGAATGATGATGGCGAAAGTGACGAGGAAGGTAGTGAGGATGAGGAGGGGGGCTCGGAGATCGATGGTGAATCATTAGGGTCAGATTCAGATGAGGATTTGAGCATTGGGGATTCCTCTTCAGTTGATGATGAGGTTGTCGCTGATTACATGGAGGGGATCGGTGGGAGTGAGGAGCTATTGAGCAGCAAGTGGATCGCTGGTATGAATTTGGGTGATACCGATCCTGCAGAGCAGATGGATAcagatgacgatgatgatgatgaggatgggttcctgaagaaggggaaggaaaagCTTGAGGGCTATGCACTAATGACTGCATCTGAGCAGTATGGGATGAAGAGGCCAAACTCGGCCGAACGGCGGAAGGGAAAAGGAATGGTTTGTGATAGGGATGTACCAAGTATGAGAGTGATGGGACTGGAGGATATGTTCATGGTGAAGGATGTACGGATGGCAAACAGGTCAAGGAAGGGGTCGAAGACAGGATCATCATCCTCTCAGCTCTCACGGTCCTGGCCCAATGAGGGTAGGAAGAGCAAAAAGTATCATAGTGTGCCAG GTGAAAAAAAGAAGCATAGGAAGGAACTCATTGCAAAGAAGCGTCAGCAAAGAATGCTAAGTAGAGGAGTTGACCTGGGGCAAATAAATACG AAATTGAGGAAAATGGTTGTGGACCAGGTTGATATGTTATGCTTTCAACCAATGCACACTCGAGACTGTTCTCAG GTACAACGCCTTGCATCTATTTATCAATTGAAGAGCGGATGTCAAGGTTCAGGGAAGAAGAG ATTTGTCACTGTGACATTAACTGGCCAGTCTTCCTTGCCATCTGCAGATGGTCAAGTTCGACTTGAAAAG CTTTTGGGGACTGAGCCTGGGGACTTTTCTGTCAACTGGGAGAGCTCTAAAGGCCCAGGACGGAAGGGCCTTTCGGCTCCAGAAAAGCTAGCAAAACATTGGGAATCCATTGGAAAGAAATCATCTTCCAAGAAACAGGTCTCCTTTGCCGAGCGTCCTGTATCTTTTGTTTCGTGTGGCACCATGGCAGAATCTGTTACAGAGACAATAGCTGTTGACTCAAGTGGTGGTCATACCTCACCTGGGAAAGCTGCTGAAAGCAACACCACCGAGCTGGGCTCCTTTGAGGTGCACACCAAGGGCTTTGGTTCGAAAATGATGGCAAAAATGGGATTCATTGAGGGCACTGGCCTTGGCAAAGATGGCCAAGGTATAGTGCAGCCAATACAAGCCATCCATCGTCCCAAATCTCTTGGACTCGGTGTAGAATTCAACAGTGAGGCTGAGGCAATCAAGGCAAGGACAGAACCCATGAAAGCAAGATCAGAGCCAAGTAAAGTGAGGCCAGAGCTGAGGCGGAATGTGCGGGCACTGGAGACTAGTGGTGTTGGCTCCTTCGAGAGACACACAAAGGGTTTTGGATCCAAAATGATGGCAAAAATGGGGTTTGTTCCAGGCTCTGGGCTGGGGAGGGATGGCCAGGGCATTCCCACCCCCTTGACTGCGGTAAGGCGACCTAAGTCACAGGGACTGGGAGCCAAGGATAAATATTAA